The Euphorbia lathyris chromosome 3, ddEupLath1.1, whole genome shotgun sequence genome contains a region encoding:
- the LOC136222097 gene encoding mediator of RNA polymerase II transcription subunit 15a-like yields the protein MDTNNWRPTAAQGAEPSVETGGDWRTQLPPDSRQRIVNKIMETLKRHLPFSGQEGLEELKKIAVRFEEKIYTAAMSQSDYLRKISLKMLTMESKSQTSIPNSLPPNPSGNNNRPPDSGASHNMQPQVHNQGQALPMAMSANQSQARQQILSQNIPTNMGSTGVQSSASLTSSLPPVSGLSQTSIPNVVGQNPTMQNISGVSQSSSGNSMGQGVPSNMFANPQRQMQGRQQVVPQQQQQQPQNSQQYLYQQQLLKQKFHQQGNLQHTLVQSHMQQQQQQQQQQNILQPTSQQSSMQTSSVMQPSMIQSANLSGLQQNQPSSAQQSGKSMLQHPQSVLRQQQQMQQAASVHQQQPPMMQQSLLPTQQQQQLMSQQPNAANMQQNQLTGQQNNVGDMQQQPRLLGQQNNLQNLQQHQQQQQQQQHLMAQQNNLSSLHQQQLGSQSNVSGLQQQQQLLGTQPGNSTMQTNQHSSHMLQRPKVPLQQQTQQNASNMLPAQGHQSQQQLSQHQLMSQMQSQPTQLQQQLGLQQQPNQIQRDMQPGLQASSQVPGSLLQQQNVIDPQKQLYQSQRPLPETSSTSLDSTAQTGNSNGGDWQEEVHQKIKTMKEMYLPELNEMHQKIASKLQMHDSLPQPPKSEQLEKLKIFKTMLERIISFLQVSKSNILPTFKEKLGSYEKQIINFISSNKLRKSVPPLQQGQLGQPHMQQPQSQVSQVQSNENQMNPQIQSMNMQGSVPNMQQNNMAVMQHTSLSSLSGVSTSQQTLINSLQPTSSLDSGQGTLQQNSVSAPQQGNLTNFSSQSGVNMLQPNIPLQSNPNMLQHQHLKQQQEQMMQSQQFKQRQMQQQLLKQQMLQQQQQQQQQQFNQQAKQQLPAQMQAHQMQQGYQMNDINELKLRQGMGVKPGVFQQHISGGQRTPYTHQQMKSAASFPISSPQLLQAASPQLSQNSSPQIDQQNLLSSLTKAGTPLQSANSPFIVPSPSTPLAPSPMPGDSEKPVSGLSSLSNAGNIGQQQATVAQPPAPSLAIGTPGISASPLLAEFTVSDGGGHGNGIGTIASGKSSVTEQPLERLIKAVKSMSSQALSASVSDIGSVVSMIDRIAGSAPGNGSRAAVGEDLVAMTNCRLQARNVITQDGMTGTRKMKRYTSAMPLNVVSSAGSVSDSFKFSGPDTSDLESTATSSVKRPRLEANHALLEEIREINLRLIDTVVDVSEEDVDPTTAAAAAEGGDGTIVKCSFIAVALSPNLKSQYASAQMSPIQPLRLLVPTNYPSCSPILLDKLPVEISKEYEDLSVKAKSRFGISLRTLSQPMSLGEIARTWDVCARAVISEHAQQSGGGSFSSKYGTWENCLSAA from the exons ATGGATACCAATAATTGGAGACCTACTGCTGCTCAAGGCGCTGAACCTTCTGTGGAGACAGGAGGTGATTGGAGAACTCAGTTGCCACCTGATTCACGGCAAAGAATTGTCAATAAGAT AATGGAGACATTGAAGAGGCATCTTCCATTTTCTGGCCAAGAGGGACTAGAAGAGCTGAAGAAAATTGCTGTACGTTTTGAGGAAAAGATTTATACTGCTGCCATGAGCCAG TCTGATTATCTGCGGAAAATATCTTTGAAGATGCTTACCATGGAGTCTAAGTCTCAAACTTCAATTCCCAATTCTTTACCACCCAACCCATCTGGCAACAACAACAGGCCCCCTGATTCTGGAG CGTCTCATAATATGCAGCCTCAAGTTCACAATCAAGGGCAGGCTCTTCCTATGGCAATGTCAGCTAATCAGTCGCAAGCACGTCAACAAATTTTATCACAGAATATCCCAACTAATATGGGATCCACAGGGGTTCAAAGTTCTGCCAGCTTGACATCTTCACTGCCTCCTGTTTCTGGCTTATCACAAACTTCTATCCCTAATGTTGTTGGGCAGAATCCTACCATGCAGAATATTTCTGGAGTTTCACAGAGCTCATCAGGGAATTCAATGGGACAGGGGGTGCCTTCCAATATGTTCGCCAATcctcaaagacaaatgcaaGGAAGGCAGCAGGTTGTTCCACAACAGCAGCAACAACAACCACAAAATTCTCAGCAATATCTGTATCAACAACAACTTTTAAAGCAGAAGTTCCATCAGCAAGGAAATCTTCAGCACACACTTGTACAATCTCACATGCAGCAACAAcaacagcagcagcagcagcaaaaCATATTACAGCCAACTTCTCAGCAATCTAGTATGCAAACGTCATCTGTTATGCAACCTTCCATGATTCAATCGGCGAATCTCTCTGGTCTTCAACAGAACCAGCCATCTTCGGCTCAACAATCTGGGAAATCTATGCTTCAACATCCGCAATCAGTCCTTAGACAGCAGCAACAGATGCAACAGGCTGCAAGCGTTCATCAACAGCAACCACCAATGATGCAGCAGTCGCTTTTGCCTactcagcagcagcagcagctaaTGTCCCAACAACCAAATGCTGCAAATATGCAGCAAAATCAGTTAACTGGGCAACAAAACAATGTTGGAGATATGCAGCAACAGCCGAGGCTGCTGGGACAGCAGAATAACCTTCAAAATCTCCAGCAACATCAGCAGCAACAACAGCAGCAGCAGCATTTAATGGCTCAGCAGAATAACCTCTCAAGTCTGCATCAACAGCAATTAGGCTCGCAAAGCAATGTCTCTGGTTTACAACAGCAACAGCAGCTGCTTGGAACCCAACCTGGAAATTCAACCATGCAAACTAATCAGCATTCTTCGCACATGTTGCAACGTCCCAAGGTTCCACTGCAGCAGCAAACACAACAAAATGCATCAAACATGTTGCCAGCTCAAGGGCATCAATCACAGCAACAGCTATCACAACATCAATTGATGTCACAGATGCAATCACAGCCAACCCAGTTGCAACAACAGCTGGGTCTGCAGCAGCAGCCTAATCAAATACAGCGAGATATGCAGCCAGGGCTCCAAGCATCTAGTCAAGTGCCAGGTTCCTTGCTTCAGCAACAGAATGTAATTGATCCACAAAAACAATTATATCAATCACAAAGACCTCTTCCAGAGACGTCATCAA CATCACTTGATTCAACTGCACAAACTGGAAACTCAAATGGAGGTGATTGGCAAGAGGAAGTTCACCAAAAG atCAAAACAATGAAGGAGATGTATTTGCCTGAACTAAATGAAATGCACCAGAAAATTGCGTCAAAGCTACAGATG CATGATTCTCTTCCACAACCACCCAAATCAGAGCAGCTTGAGAAACTAAAAATATTCAAGACCATGCTAGAGCGCATAATATCATTCTTGCAGGTTTCAAAAAGTAATATTTTGCCTACTTTCAAAGAGAAGTTGGGTTCCTATGAGAAGCAGATCATAAATTTTATAAGTTCAAATAAACTTAGGAAGTCTGTTCCTCCACTGCAACAAGGACAGCTTGGCCAGCCTCACATGCAGCAACCACAATCTCAGGTTTCTCAGGTGCAGTCCAATGAAAATCAGATGAATCCACAAATTCAGTCAATGAACATGCAAGGGTCTGTACCAAATATGCAGCAGAACAATATGGCGGTCATGCAACATACTTCTCTGTCTTCTTTATCTGGTGTTTCGACATCACAGCAGACCTTGATTAATTCACTGCAGCCAACTTCCAGTTTAGATTCAGGCCAAGGAACTCTGCAACAGAATAGCGTGAGTGCTCCTCAACAAGGCAACCTTACCAATTTCTCATCGCAGAGTGGTGTGAATATGCTTCAACCAAATATTCCTCTTCAGTCAAATCCTAATATGCTTCAACACCAGCATCTGAAACAACAGCAAGAACAGATGATGCAGTCTCAACAATTCAAACAGCGCCAGATGCAGCAACAGTTATTGAAGCAGCAGATGTTGCAACAACAGCAGCAACAACAGCAGCAGCAGTTCAACCAGCAAGCAAAGCAGCAATTACCTGCACAGATGCAGGCGCATCAAATGCAACAGGGGTATCAGATGAATGATATCAATGAGCTTAAGCTCAGACAGGGGATGGGGGTTAAGCCAGGTGTCTTTCAGCAACATATCTCAGGAGGTCAGCGCACTCCTTACACCCATCAACAGATGAAATCAGCAGCATCCTTTCCTATATCTTCACCTCAATTGCTTCAGGCTGCGTCTCCACAATTGTCCCAAAACTCTTCTCCACAGATTGATCAACAAAATTTACTATCATCTCTAACCAAAGCCGGAACACCATTGCAGTCTGCAAACTCTCCTTTCATTGTCCCGTCTCCTTCGACTCCATTAGCTCCATCCCCCATGCCAGGAGATTCTGAGAAACCTGTATCCGGGTTGTCCTCGCTCTCTAATGCTGGGAACATAGGACAGCAACAAGCAACTGTTGCTCAACCACCTGCTCCATCCCTTGCCATTGGTACTCCTGGGATATCTGCGTCACCTTTGCTTGCGGAGTTTACTGTTTCTGATGGTGGCGGTCATGGTAATGGTATTGGTACAATAGCTTCTGGCAAGTCAAGTGTGACAGAGCAACCTCTAGAGCGCTTGATTAAAGCG GTTAAGTCTATGTCCTCTCAAGCATTGAGTGCCTCTGTCAGTGACATCGGCTCTGTTGTCAGCATGATTGACAGAATTGCTGGGTCAGCCCCAGGTAATGGATCTAGAGCTGCAGTTGGTGAGGATTTGGTAGCAATGACAAACTGTCGTCTTCAAGCCAGAAATGTTATCACTCAAGATGGAATGACTGGGACAAGGAAAATGAAGCGTTATACCAGTGCTATGCCCTTGAATGTTGTATCATCAGCAGGCAGTGTGAGTGACAGCTTTAAGTTCAGTGGTCCAGATACTTCTGATTTGGAGTCAACAGCAACATCAAGTGTAAAGAGGCCTCGACTTGAG GCTAATCATGCCCTGTTGGAAGAGATACGTGAAATAAATCTTCGGCTCATAGACACAGTGGTTGATGTTAGTGAGGAAGATGTTGATCCAACTACAGCTGCAGCAGCTGCGGAAGGGGGTGATGGAACCATTGTCAAGTGCTCTTTCATTGCCGTAGCTCTAAGTCCAAACTTAAAATCACAGTATGCTTCAGCGCAAATG TCACCAATTCAGCCCCTTAGGTTACTCGTGCCCACAAATTATCCTAGTTGCTCTCCAATACTACTAGACAAGTTGCCCGTTGAAATCAG TAAGGAATATGAAGATCTGTCAGTAAAGGCCAAGTCAAGGTTTGGCATCTCTCTCCGAACCCTTTCCCAACCCATGTCACTTGGGGAGATAGCAAGGACGTGGGATGTTTGTGCCCGTGCAGTTATTTCGGAGCATGCACAACAGAGTGGTGGTGGCAGCTTCAGCTCAAAATATGGAACTTGGGAAAATTGCTTGAGTGCAGCATGA